The Rhinoraja longicauda isolate Sanriku21f chromosome 19, sRhiLon1.1, whole genome shotgun sequence genome includes a window with the following:
- the LOC144602915 gene encoding uncharacterized protein LOC144602915: MMVEELGTAHPGYHYDYDVYRDYYEQPPAEVGPGQAVQTEVHTDRGGEAEAAGQVGAGERGGICGGGDDGGRSWAQPTPATIMTTTSTGTITSSPPPRWGRGQAVQTEVHTDRVALAGLKGDKGEPAVVEPGMLVEGPPGSEGVAGPSGPAGPQGHPGPTGDPGERGRNGRSGLPGANGMPGPPGTSLMLPKKS; the protein is encoded by the exons ATGATGGTGGAGGAGCTGGGCACAGCCCACCCCGGCTACCACTATGACTACGACGTCTACAGGGACTATTACGAGCAGCCCCCCGCCGAGGTGGGGCCGGGACAGGCCGTGCAGACCGAGGTCCACACCGACCGA ggaGGGGAGGCGGAGGCCGCTGGGCAGGTGGGAGCGGGTGAGCGGGGGGGTATCTGCGGAGGAGGAGATGATGGTGGGAGGAGCTGGGCACAGCCCACCCCGGCTACCATTATGACTACGACGTCTACAGGGACTATTACGAGCAGCCCCCCGCCGAGGTGGGGCCGGGGACAGGCCGTGCAGACCGAGGTCCACACCGACCGA GTGGCATTGGCTGGTTTGAAGGGCGACAAGGGAGAACCTGCAGTGGTGGAGCCA GGCATGCTGGTGGAGGGACCGCCCGGCTCGGAAGGCGTGGCG GGACCATCAGGACCTGCAGGGCCGCAGGGCCATCCTGGACCCACCGGAGACCCCGGAGAGAGG GGTCGTAACGGGCGCTCCGGTCTGCCCGGAGCCAACGGAATGCCGGGACCACCTGGAACATCCCTCATGCTGCCG AAAAAAAGTTGA